In Malus sylvestris chromosome 16, drMalSylv7.2, whole genome shotgun sequence, the following are encoded in one genomic region:
- the LOC126606990 gene encoding uncharacterized protein LOC126606990, with protein MGWISGFKRCSLAPNSMPRTPSPAAVSWLLSPLNSAIPLPLRPRVPCRSGMCTTPLHVTSSQLIASEIFPVTAVKGELVRALGGVVASTSLLGVLLGHNSLFLQGPAFAPPMIRQAIWCGSTNSTTEEVYRCCG; from the exons ATGGGATGGATTTCAGGGTTTAAAAGATGTTCTCTGGCTCCCAATTCGATGCCACGAACGCCTTCTCCAGCGGCGGTTTCATGGCTTCTCAGTCCACTCAATTCGGCGATTCCACTCCCTCTCCGGCCAAG AGTTCCATGCAGATCTGGCATGTGTACCACACCGTTGCATGTCACATCTTCTCAGCTGATTGCTAGTGAAATCTTTCCTGTTACTGCAGTCAAGG GAGAGCTTGTGCGTGCTTTAGGAGGAGTTGTGGCATCCACATCTCTTCTTGGAGTTCTTCTTGGACATAACtcgttgtttcttcaagggccggcCTTTGCTCCTCCAATGATTAGACAGGCTATCTGGTGTGGGAGCACCAACTCAACAACTGAAGAAG TGTATAGATGTTGCGGTTGA